The DNA region gatcaaagtgttcttcagcccaaataaaccctagccgcctttgctgaagtatatatagaCAAAGACCTGAACCTTGAAGTtatcgagagaattaccttgaagatcaagtgttcttaagagtgtaagttgttctttgtctttgttagttgtgaactcgtcttgctcactgattctataaagtgagactgagttctgtttgtgtttgagtgtcaaacaaaccttgtgttattgttgttaccaatcactgtggcagtgattgaggaaaagtgagaggggctctcatacttaggctgtggttctaagtagaataccactgggtagattaggttaagaacaatgaacttgatgtgttcatgtgtgtctgtaatacctagttcttgagatagtggaattccttttcattgggcgaaagctaaccagaccatcgtgcaggacatttgttctaagggatctagaatttcagtacccattttctgggtcctttcttgttagttaccccagaggttctgacgACCTTgagtttctcaacatggtaatgcaAGGGAatctgagcatgatatttagacatagagaaagttccctttttgagaggggggttagcaactttaacaggtaatggttcaggcaatatagtaccagagggtacaaaacgttcatacaaagattttgccttaggcataggaggctcctttctactgggtctagaatagccaatgccatacattccatttctgcttacgtcatagatcattgaagccattaagcttctatctacgcttttagctaggaatctttgaaaagacttttcatattttgattcattcttactatcagaggcatcacaagcaacaacttcttctaatttaacaatttgatttttgagcacagagttagaatttactaaagcatgattacacttatttaattcagaaattcttttctcatgttcagtagaagttttagagacagcagagaaatccctttttaactttttatgctCAATCagaagagagttatatttatccataatttcagacaaagcatttttaattcagaagttgagaaagatgcgaatacctcattttcatcatctgagtCTGGATCATCCTTCTATGCAGATTCAACATTAGGTGCATCTTtagactctgcttctttgtcctTGACAATTTCCATGAGTTCTTCAACGATCTCACCATCAGAGTCTACTTCTTCCGACTCTgagtcatcaaaagtcaccatgaggtctttctttgctttgaaatgcttctttggcttcttgtcctttttcagctttggacaatcactcttgtagtatcttgattctttgcattcgaagcaagtgacttcttttgatgaggacttcttctgaccagatgaagattcatgctttcttttgtcctttgatgagcctttgtacttgctctacctgtgcttccagatgcggttgagctttctggagatcagggttagctcagcttcatcagaatcaccAGAGGTTTCTTCACACTCTTCagctgcttggagagctttgcCTTTTCAGagttggatttcaaggctatggacttcttCCTGTGAGTCTGATGCTCTTCACGATCTAACTCATGACTCTTCAGCatacttatgagttcttccaaactcaactGGTCAAGGTCTCTTGAAAActtcaaggaagttatcaagggTACCCagttttcaggaagacctctaagaatcctcTTGACATGATTAGCAGTGGTATAGCTTTTGtggagaggtcttattccagcaatgatcaactggaatctggaaataAATCTTCAATGGATTCGCCAGGTTCCATCTGGAAAGGTTCGTACTTCctgatcaaagacaacgcctttgtctctttcacttctttgtttccttcatgagtcatctttaaggaatcaaagatagacttagcatactcacgatctgctatcttttgatattcttcaaaAGAGATAGCATTGAGAAGAATggttctagctttatgatgttCTGAGaatttcttcttctgctcatccgtcatattttctcttgaaagctttttgccatcagcatcaactgACGCGTATATCCATCCACGATAATATCCCAAAGATCAGCAtcgaagccaagaaagaagctttcgattctatctttccagtactcgaACTTCTGTCCATCAAagataggaggctttgcactgtagacatccTTTTGCGCATCACAGGTGGTAGCCAtctcagtttttcacaccggtccggatcactgaacactgttaggtgtggtaatcagaacttgcgctctgataccaattgaaggtatgaaaaacgatagaaaggggggtttgaatagcgttttcaactaAAAACTTTTCTCTCTttagatttagacaaatctctcgAACAAACAATACAAagtgcaaagataagagatgaagagaagcacacaagtattttatcctggttcacttgataatcgctcaagctagtccagtccacccattaaggtgatttcttccttcttagaatgaaggcaatccactattcaatgtttgttacaactgcactagcaacctgctcagtgactaacaatacaatgaactagcaaacactaagattcactctcttagtcttctcaaggagctgaccaaacttggtcccataaggaaatcaaactaactgtttgagggttttgggtttacaatgaatgcttctaagaaagctaaggtaaacacagtaAGAACTATTGAAggaagattgctaagagaatactGAATGTTTGCTTCAgcttgtacaaagtttcttagccttttcttccaacttcagcctctatttatactccaaggattaaggTTGTATTCGTTgtttgaaatgctaccgttggagggcaaatccggaacttccagattctattgtggctgaacatcttaggtaaggcgtcaggatagtacaattgcttatgtacttggacagcgacatgagccttatcctagttgacttctgatcagatgacgcttcatgttggaacttgtaaTGCTTGGTGATCaaagtcagaaggaagcttggatcctctgaccttcgtatcttctgcttctggacatcagagttggaagtacttggtctttagagccagcttactcttggacttcagaatctttacTTCTCAGCttttggaccttcagagcctctggacctttagagcttctggaccttcagagcttctggtcttcagaactttaagtgatctgaatccacatcagagcttatcatcatcagaacttctgaagcatatactattgttcaatcagaacatagtgagtgcgaaagcgttgcgttggttactctttgggctAAATGATTCTGATAattgtgagtattgaccagagtcagagcctgtcattttaaacactcagaaaacaatgatagagtaccataattgttcatacacaatagttaacatgtaatcatcaaaacatagagttgtactacatgaccaaatcttggtcttacacatACACATCACATCGAACCATCCATTTCATGACATAGAGTTCATAGTCATAGTGCACAAAAAAATCCTATCAGAGTCTCGCACGACAATCGAAAGGAAACTAACACatcaaaaaaatattcataacaTACACAATCATAAATCATCATGCTAACGCCATTCAAATCTCATCACATACGTTCTTCTTCCAACAATATCATATTCAATATCACTCGATCAACAACTCCTAAACAACATATCATCTCATATCTTCATGCTTACAAAACATGCCCTCATAGCAACAATGCATTGACAATTCAAGTCAAACAAAcacaacttatatatattttcTGCTTGATGGGTTATAGGATAAAGAGAGTATATCAACCTTTGGTAGTATAGGTGGAGTATTCTAGATCTAGATTCTAGAATTTGGTCAAGACTAATGTTAAGGGAACTTCTTCTAGGAGTTGTGATCCTAAAAATCTTATAAATTCCTTTACAATTCATAGGGAACATAGACAAGATGCAAGCTACTTAATTAAAATTGGCTACAAAAAGgcaaaaaaaaatgatcaatCTATCTAACCAACACCCTAGCTCCTCCTCCACCCATTTAAGGAGACATAAAATACTATTTGGAAGGAATGTCACAATGCCATTCGTAACAAGGACAACCCGAGGAAAAGAAGGATCCTAAATAGCCCTATCTGACATGTTGAACACATTCTTCTTCTATGTCCATGGACCCTACTAGTGTGGTTTGGTTCCCAGCTAAGCAAGGGATGGAATAATGTGCCTAGGTGGATTGTACTTCCTCACAAGTTTGAGTTGTTATTCTGGTTGGACCATCTATTTTGATTACATGTAGACCATCTCAAGCCCAAATGAAGGACTTGTATCTCCCGGGCTGGTTTGTGTGGGCCTTTCTAAAGAATTCATAAATGGGTGTTATATTTTGTACCCCAAGCActcaatgtaacaccccactttaaTGTGGTAATTTCCTAAATTAGCCTCATAAATTAGCCTCATAATTTTTGATTTTCCGGTTTTTAAAACTCGATAGTATATTTTAACATTATGGGATTTAAAACAAGGTAATGTATTTTTTAACATTCCGTGTTATTAAAACCTGGCACGTGGAGCATAAACAACTACTTGGGATTATGGTGGCTAGGGGTGCACCATCAATAAGTCATTTATTCTTTGCGGATGAGAACTTATTTTTTTCACGCGCCACATTGGAGGAGGTGGGTAGTGTTATTTGGGCTATACGCATGTATGAGTAGGCGTCTGGCAAACTTGTGAATATGGACAAGTCAGAGGTAAATTTCAGCCAAAATGTGCATGAAGATAGAAAAAATATAATCCATGATAGGATGGGAGTTAAGGCTGTTGGTACTCATGACAAGTATTTGGGGTTACCGACCGTCATTGGAAAGTCTAAGAAGCGAATCTTTGCAAgagtggaggataaaatgtcGAAGAAATTAAAGGAGTGGAAGGAGCAAGCTTTATCTAGAGCTGGGAAAGAAATCTTACTAAAGTCCGTAGCTCAAGCCAGTCTGACGTATATCATGAGTTGCTTTCGGATTCCCACAGACATTTGTAGAAATATGGAGAGCATGTGTGCCAAGTTCTGGTGGGGGTAGAAGGGAGATGAATGCAAAATTAATTGGActagttagaagaagttatgcCAACCAAAGAGGTATGGGGGACTTGGCTTTCGTTGGGAAAGCAGTTCTGGTGGTTGCTGCAGTTTGATAAGTCTCTGTTAGCCAGAATTTGGAAGGCCAAGTATTACCCTAAGACGTCTATCTTGGATGCTATGTTGGGATACAACCCAAGCTATACGTGGAGGAGCATTTGGGGAGTGAAGGAAGCTATGATTGATGGACTCAAATGGCGGGTTGGAGATGGTAGGAGCATTGAGGTGTGGACAGATTCATGGCTGCCAGGTGAGTCTAATGGACGGGTCTTGTCTGAAGTTGGAAATCATACAGAGATATGAGTGGTTGCTGATTTAATAGTCCCAGACATGCCTGCAAGGTGGGATGTGGGTCTTCTCCAGAGTACTTTTGTTGAAGCAGAGGCCCACAAGATTACTTAGATTCCTCTAAGTTGGTCAGGTATGCAAGACCAGTTAATTTGTTGGTGGAGAAAAGATGGGAAATTTACTGTTAAGTCTCTTTATCGTCAATTACAAGCCCACAAGTTGACAGCAACGTCCAGTGCATCGACGACAGGAGATCTTCCATGACAGAAGGTGTGGAGCATGCAAACATCGAACAAAATCAAGCATTTCTTGTTTCGTGTGCTTAATAATTCGCTGCCTTGTCGACGAAACTTGGTGCACAAAGGAGTGCTTGTTCATGATTGTTGTGCTCTTTGTGACAATGAGGCCTCTGAAACATTAGATCATGTGTTCTTGCATTGCGAGTGGGCTCAGCGGTGCTGGTTCTCTTCGAATTTGTGTCTACGTTCTGCAGATGTTCCTTTCCTCAGATCATGGTTATCCAGTTTGTTGACTCGAGGGATGTTGACCTTGTTGCTGTAGTGGCCAAGATGCTGTGGGCTATTTGGAAACAACGAAATGATGTCATTTTTTGTGGAGCTGTTGCAGATTTACATGTGGTGCTTACTATGGCTTTGGCTGGTTCAAGATTGTTGTGCTCTTTGTGACAATGAGGCCTCTAAAACATTAGATCATGTGTTCTTGCATTGCGAGTGGGCTCAGCGGTGCTGGTTCTCTTCGAATTTGTGTCTACGTTCTGCAGATGTTCCTTCCCTCAGATCATGGTTATCTAGTTTGTTGACTCAGGGGATGTTGACCTTGTTGCTGTAGTGGCCATGATGTTGTGGGCTATTTGGAAACAACGAAATGCTGTCATTTTTTGTGGAGCTGTTGCTATTTGGAGACATTGCAGGAGTGGACACAAGCTAATGCACACCGGGATGGTCAAGGAGTAGCGTCTATGGGGGCTCTGGTGACCTTAAACGCGGGCTGGAAAGTACCTGATGCTGGGGTGTTGAAGGTTAACGTGGATGCTGGTTGGTTGGGGAGTGGAGGTATGGGGCTAGCCTTGGTGGTTCGCGATCATGTGGAGGAATGCGTGTACGCTGAAACATGTTTCCATGAAAACCGGTTGGATGCGTCCCTAGCAGAAGCTACAGCGTTGCGGTGGGCGATCGTGAGGATTCAAGCTCTGGAGATGGAGACCGTGGTGGTGGAAACAAGTGCGTTGAACGTGGTGACTGCTTTCAATAGGGAGGGAAGCTGGGCGGAGCTGGAACCGGTGATCAAGGACTGTCGCATGCTTTTTGCCATCATTCGAGCCTTTAAGCTTCAACATGCCAAAAGGGATGCTAATGAAGTGGCTCATATTTTGGCATCATTAGCAATAGATTTTCCAAATAGATGTTGGTGGGAGGATTTTCCTTCTCAAATTAAATCTGTATTGTTAGCTGATGTTTTTTCAGTTATGAATTAATGAAGTATGCATTTTCcatcaaaaagaaaaacctGGCACGTTAATTTAACATATCCGGTTATAAATAACCCTGAATGTAATTTTAATATTCCGAGATTTTAAAACTGGAAccgttgaaaattaaaaatccaGTAATGTATATTCATCGGCTCGGGTTTTAAAAGCTTGTAGTTGTTAATGTTttgaaatttgtatttttttaatcgATGTGGAAATTTCATATTACTTGAAATTCCAAGGGGATTACTTAACTCATGATAGGGGTTCTCATCACAGACGTTCCACCCAACAAAATAAGGGGAATTTTCACCATGAGTTTTAGAGATAGTAATGTTTGAAACCTCCACACAAGGTTGTTCAATCTCAATACCCATAGCCTTCTTCATAACCATGTTCATAGCCATTTTCATATTCACCTTCACAGCTTTTTTTCTAGAATTTTTTGTTCCTCATTGTTCTTACCTTTGTCCTCCCCATGCTCTTCTTACCCTTATGCGCTCTTGCTCCTCATGGATATTACCCCAGACTCCTCTTGGCAGACCCTCTTGGGCAATAAAGTAATTCAAAACTCCAATTGTAATGCACAAAAGTGATTGCTGCAAATCTCTAATTAATGCACAAAAGTGATTGCTGCAAGAGAGGAAGGGATAATGGTCTTGTTGTAAAGTGATCAGACAAATCTGACCAAATCACCTAGAGGGGTGTTTTTTGTCTAATGTGCTTGGGAGTGGTCGTTGCGATGATACTCCGACGCTCAAGTTAGAATGTGGGTTTAATGGGCTGAGAAAAGGGATAGTTTAATGTGTAACATATGTTCTACAAGCCTTAGTTATTATAGGATTTGGGATTGCGCGGTTCAAGGAGGTCTTGAGTGTCTAGTACATCATCGAGCTCTGTGCCTTTGTCTTGGTTGCTGGTCCATAGTTACTTGATCGTCAGTCGAGGTTGATCGTACTTataattgaaggtgtgaaaaacactagaaatgggggtttgaatagggttttgtaCTAAAAACGTTTCCTTTTTAAGTTTCACGTAAAACACTCGGTAGCAAAGAATGaaaggtgcaaaggataaagagaaaagcacacagtgattttatcctggttcacttgaacaaatcctcaagctaatccaatccacccgttaaggtgatttcttccttcgtcgaatgaaggtaatccactaatcaaaggttgttacaactgcactagcacaacttgctaagtgactaacacacctaagaactagcaatcactaagacacacaagtcttagtcttctcaaggaatcagacctacccggtcccttaaggaagaCAAACAATATGATCAAAGTTTGGAAGAGTACTTCTAAAACAAGCTAGGTGTAAACAAATTTAGAACAATGAAGACAATAATTGCTAAGGTATACGCTTGAGTTTAGGTTGATTGCAATGAGTTTCTTAGCATTATATTCCTTTCTTctgcctttatatactccaagcctTGAGTTATTTTTCCGTTGAGAAATTCTATCTGTTGGAGGGtacttctggaatttccagataGTACAGTGGTTGATCCTTGTTAGGTGGtggtcaggatagtacactgcaATTGTACTATTTGATAGTGAACATTTGCCTTTTACATTTTACTTCTGATCTTCAAAGGCGCTTCATGTTGGATGTTGTGAAGCTTCTAATCAGAGCCACAAGgatgcttggatcttcagaacttcaagtcttcagcatctgaaccgttcacttcagaacttctggtcttcagagtagaaacacttggtcttcagagccaactttctttgggtcttcagaatcttcaagtcttctgAGTCTTTGACCGTTctctcagaacttctggtcttcagagtcttcaacactTGATTCATCAGAACCCTCATTAGAGTTTttatcttcagaacatctgaagcaatAAACTATCGTTCATGAGAACGTAGTGAGTGCAGAAGCGGTTTGTgagatgcaaataagtaacacaagaaagggggggtttgaattgtgtacttgaaatttacgttttaaaactttgttttatgaaaagagTATAAGTTCTTTTAAGAAAACGTTTAAGTATGACTTTTCGTAAACTGTTCAGTGCAGCGGAAATAAAACAGTAAGTAAGACAGAAGGATCAGCACACaagaatttatactggttcaccctaaacgattgggctacgtccagtacttggccaccaccaagattttcactagcaagtctcaaggacttctccaatacaagtattcgacaggacttctccaagtattatcacgggcttctccaagtattgtacaggactcctcctacaagtattgttcaggacttctcctaaatcttacaaagatttaaATAACTCTAAAGggtttctcttctttcaagagtggaggtagagaatttatggcactggaactctaattgtttgggttcagatttgACTTTGAATCACTTATGAGTTCTAACGTAAGTGTGAAGAGAATAAAAAGATTTGACttttttaaggtacgaggttttctctttcacttgcagaagtaatggcttgtgtttgacacttAAGAATTTGTGCTTGTgctttgaatgcttttgagaagtttggaatgaatgcttgaatgcttTTGTTCTCTGAATTAATTCTCTATATCTTCAGATCTTTAAGAgtgtcttaaatacttgcttgctagtgttgtagccatTGAGAGATAAAATCCAACCGTTGCATTAGCCGTTGTGAAGCAAGATCAgaccgttgattcaaatggctttggttggtagcttcatcaAATGCGGATTCGGAAGCAAGTCTATCGTTTAGCTATAAAgatgatgtttgtcagctagtaggtggtgaaagactttgggctacttttcagacatgagacaatttggcaatatgatgttgacggcttgtacttttcctcgtgggtcagcgtgcctttagcTGGAGCAAATTGTCTTTACTTGATCTAGTTTAAAAATCAGTAAACTGGTTTCCATTTGATTTGAATGTTGGGCAGCTAGTTGTGATCAAACTATAACTTTTGGCGCTCAATAAATTGTCTTGAATAAATCTGACTGATAATGTGGCATTGAACGGTCAGAGTCTTATGACTTGAGTCAGAGGCAGTTCGCTTTACAGAACTGTCTTGCACCTTCTAaagctttttcctttttgaaatGATAGAACGTTTAAGCATATAACATTCCTTGGAtttctcctgaaattcaaaTGATATAATCAGTTAAATATCCAGCGATTCTTCttttataaaattgttataatcaaaacaagattttaaaaacgttatgatgcgttcTAACTTAACAGTTTGTTGGTCAACACtttggtctttgacttctgATGAATTCCACtttcaatcagaatcagaacctgtttgtcaaacacacaaaagacaaacgttagagtaccaaagttgttaataCACAAAATATATACATGTTATCATAAAAACCTAGAGATATACAcagaaccaaatcttggtcttacaatctcccttttttttgataatgacaaaaatatatattttgatgaataaaaGCTAACACAAATCAGAGTTTAAGGTTTAGAAAGATCTTATCCAGATGTGTATAGtttgttcagctccttctgaattAAAGACTtgaacttgattctgagctaagctccccctaaatctaagacttaatgaaaacattagaagagtctagattctgagctaaataagaCATAAGCGATCAGATCATTTAGTATCATCAGAGTTATATAAATTGTGTAACAAGTTTATCAGAGC from Lotus japonicus ecotype B-129 chromosome 2, LjGifu_v1.2 includes:
- the LOC130736200 gene encoding uncharacterized protein LOC130736200, with amino-acid sequence MCSCIASGLSGAGSLRICVYVLQMFLPSDHGYLEWTQANAHRDGQGVASMGALVTLNAGWKVPDAGVLKVNVDAGWLGSGGMGLALVVRDHVEECVYAETCFHENRLDASLAEATALRWAIVRIQALEMETVVVETSALNVVTAFNREGSWAELEPVIKDCRMLFAIIRAFKLQHAKRDANEVAHILASLAIDFPNRCWWEDFPSQIKSVLLADVFSVMN